In a genomic window of Roseiflexus castenholzii DSM 13941:
- a CDS encoding HyaD/HybD family hydrogenase maturation endopeptidase, whose protein sequence is MPAILVLGLGNIIMRDEGLGVRACERLTQRYRVPDSVTVLDGGTLGLDLLPYLEGIADLLILDAINAGHPPGAIVRLENEQIPQILALKMSMHQVGLQELLAVMALRGHTPSRIVLLGMEPLLIEPGLDLSDPVLANLDRLVEAVAAELQSWGVPVSPA, encoded by the coding sequence ATGCCAGCAATTCTCGTTCTGGGTTTGGGCAACATCATCATGCGCGACGAAGGGTTGGGCGTGCGCGCCTGCGAACGTCTGACTCAACGCTACCGCGTGCCAGATTCTGTCACTGTGCTCGACGGAGGAACGCTGGGACTGGATTTGCTCCCGTATCTCGAAGGAATCGCCGATCTCTTGATCCTCGATGCCATCAACGCCGGACATCCGCCGGGCGCGATTGTGCGGTTAGAGAACGAGCAGATACCACAGATCCTGGCGCTCAAGATGTCGATGCATCAGGTAGGCTTGCAGGAACTCCTGGCAGTGATGGCGCTGCGCGGGCATACGCCGTCGCGCATCGTGTTGTTGGGCATGGAACCGTTGCTGATCGAACCGGGACTGGACCTGTCGGACCCGGTGCTGGCGAATCTCGACAGGTTGGTGGAGGCGGTGGCGGCTGAACTTCAATCCTGGGGCGTGCCGGTATCTCCGGCATGA
- the cybH gene encoding Ni/Fe-hydrogenase, b-type cytochrome subunit produces the protein MRRRVYVWEVPVRLTHWVNVLSIVMLCFTGYYIANPYIFVSTREPWGIYFMGSMRFLHFVFAYIFVASLILRTYWAFVGNQWARWRGLFPFLTKEGRTNMWHAIQYYFFLRRNPPEVAGHNALAGTSYMIIVVLYGLSAFTGFTLYGQLHPASIWYTLTDWVTNLVSLQTLRLGHHIIMYLILAFVVHHVYAAWLIDMEEGNGLMSSIFSGYKFLPREQQPDWIEQVIAQNGKQNGKAPQVAEPTTQQVKVAGGKVES, from the coding sequence ATGCGACGACGAGTCTATGTCTGGGAAGTCCCGGTGCGCCTGACGCATTGGGTCAATGTGTTGAGCATTGTCATGCTCTGCTTCACCGGCTACTACATTGCCAACCCGTACATTTTCGTGAGCACGCGCGAACCGTGGGGCATCTATTTCATGGGGTCGATGCGGTTTCTCCACTTTGTGTTCGCCTACATCTTCGTGGCGAGCCTGATTCTGCGCACCTACTGGGCATTTGTCGGCAATCAGTGGGCGCGCTGGCGTGGCCTGTTTCCCTTCCTGACGAAGGAAGGGCGCACAAATATGTGGCATGCGATCCAATACTACTTCTTCCTGCGTCGTAATCCTCCAGAGGTTGCCGGGCACAATGCGCTGGCAGGCACATCGTACATGATCATTGTTGTCCTGTACGGTTTGAGCGCTTTTACCGGTTTTACGCTCTACGGTCAGTTGCATCCTGCAAGCATCTGGTACACGCTCACCGACTGGGTGACGAACCTTGTGTCGCTTCAAACGCTGCGGCTGGGACATCACATCATTATGTACCTGATCCTGGCGTTTGTCGTTCACCATGTGTACGCCGCGTGGTTGATCGACATGGAAGAGGGGAACGGTTTGATGTCGAGCATCTTCAGTGGCTATAAGTTCCTTCCCAGGGAGCAGCAGCCGGACTGGATCGAGCAGGTGATCGCGCAAAATGGCAAACAGAACGGCAAAGCGCCGCAGGTAGCGGAGCCGACGACGCAGCAGGTGAAGGTTGCAGGCGGGAAAGTCGAAAGTTGA
- a CDS encoding nickel-dependent hydrogenase large subunit — MAKIAIDPITRIEGHLRIEAQIERGRVVDAWSSSTMFRGMEIVLRGRDPRDAWVFAQRICGVCTTVHALASVRAVENALDIQIPDNARLIRNIIAGAQYVQDHVIHFYHLHALDWVDIVSALKADPVKTSELAQSISDWPKSSPAYFKGVQDRLQKFVDSGQLGIFGNAYWGHPAYALPPEANLMAVAHYLEALEWQKDVIRIHAILGGKNPHPQTYLVGGMAAPLDPNAQQAINTIRIAQLKMLADQVRTFVGKVYIPDILAIASFYKDWAGLGAGVGNYLSYGDFPAAKDGNVASYWLPRGVIVNKNIDQKPQPVNHERVTEYVAHSWFRYGEGDQQALHPWKGETIPNYTGPQPPYDWLNTDGKYSWLKTPRYDDMPMEVGPLARMLVGYASGQQRIQELVNAALKQLGVGPAALFSTLGRTAARAIETALIAELLPGWIDELAANMAAGNLVVHNSAKWSPANWPQEAVGWGSMEAPRGSLGHWVRIRDGKIVNYQAVVPTTWNGSPRDARDVRGPYEAALIDTPIADPEQPIEILRTIHSFDPCMACAVHLVDARGIEITRVRVQ; from the coding sequence ATGGCAAAAATTGCTATTGATCCGATCACCCGCATTGAAGGACATCTGCGTATCGAGGCGCAGATCGAGCGCGGGCGCGTAGTGGATGCCTGGAGCAGTTCGACGATGTTCCGCGGCATGGAGATCGTCCTGCGCGGACGCGATCCGCGCGACGCCTGGGTGTTTGCGCAGCGCATCTGCGGCGTCTGCACGACCGTCCATGCGCTTGCATCGGTGCGCGCCGTTGAAAACGCGCTCGATATTCAGATACCCGACAATGCCCGGCTTATCCGCAACATCATCGCAGGCGCCCAATATGTGCAAGACCATGTCATCCACTTCTACCACCTGCACGCCTTAGACTGGGTAGATATCGTGAGTGCGCTCAAGGCCGATCCGGTCAAAACATCGGAACTGGCGCAGAGCATTTCCGACTGGCCCAAATCGTCGCCCGCCTACTTCAAGGGTGTCCAGGACCGATTGCAAAAGTTCGTTGACAGCGGGCAATTGGGGATTTTTGGCAACGCCTATTGGGGGCATCCGGCGTATGCGCTGCCGCCTGAAGCCAATCTGATGGCCGTGGCGCACTACCTGGAAGCGCTGGAGTGGCAGAAGGACGTCATCAGAATTCACGCGATTCTGGGCGGTAAGAATCCCCACCCGCAGACATATCTCGTCGGCGGGATGGCAGCGCCGCTCGACCCGAATGCGCAGCAGGCGATCAACACCATCCGCATCGCGCAGTTGAAAATGCTCGCCGATCAGGTGCGCACGTTTGTGGGCAAGGTCTACATTCCCGATATTCTGGCTATCGCATCATTCTACAAAGACTGGGCAGGGCTTGGCGCTGGCGTGGGCAACTATCTGTCGTATGGCGACTTCCCGGCTGCGAAAGATGGCAACGTCGCCAGTTACTGGCTGCCGCGCGGTGTGATTGTGAACAAGAATATCGACCAGAAGCCGCAACCGGTGAACCACGAGCGCGTGACCGAATATGTTGCGCATTCCTGGTTCCGCTATGGCGAGGGCGATCAGCAGGCGCTCCATCCCTGGAAAGGTGAGACCATCCCGAATTACACCGGTCCTCAACCGCCTTACGACTGGCTCAACACCGATGGCAAATATTCCTGGCTCAAAACGCCGCGCTACGACGACATGCCGATGGAAGTCGGTCCATTGGCGCGTATGCTCGTCGGATACGCTTCCGGTCAGCAACGCATTCAGGAGTTGGTCAACGCTGCACTCAAACAGTTGGGAGTTGGTCCGGCGGCGCTCTTCTCGACGCTGGGGCGCACAGCGGCGCGCGCCATCGAAACCGCGTTGATCGCCGAACTGTTGCCGGGATGGATCGACGAACTGGCGGCAAATATGGCGGCCGGCAACCTGGTAGTTCACAACAGCGCCAAATGGAGTCCGGCGAACTGGCCCCAGGAAGCGGTTGGTTGGGGATCGATGGAAGCGCCGCGCGGCTCGCTTGGGCACTGGGTGCGGATCAGAGATGGCAAGATCGTCAACTATCAAGCAGTGGTTCCGACGACGTGGAACGGCTCGCCACGTGATGCGCGCGATGTGCGCGGACCTTACGAAGCCGCACTGATCGACACGCCGATTGCCGACCCGGAGCAGCCGATTGAAATCCTGCGCACCATTCATTCATTCGACCCGTGCATGGCGTGCGCGGTTCACCTGGTGGATGCCCGTGGCATTGAGATTACCCGCGTCCGGGTGCAGTGA
- a CDS encoding hydrogenase small subunit, translated as MPARPLPLEERLAARGVSRRQFLKFCAAMSAALALPSTFTPRIARALNTAERLPVVWLEFQDCAGNTESFLRAESPGVADIVLEQISLEYHETIMAPAGHRAEHSLDAVVENYPGQYIAIVEGSIPIANGGVYCTIGGRTALSIAERVCSNALATIAVGACAWDGGWPAASPNPTGAVGVRQAVPGLKNLINLPGCPMNVINLTAVIVHYLTFKQLPATDEQGRPFFAYGQLIHNNCERRGHFDSGRFVERWGDEGHRLGWCLYKMGCKGPQTLSNCPAVGWNGTSYWPIGAGHGCVGCMSPRFWDTMSPFYERLPNVEGFGIEVTADTLGAIAVGAVAAAGVVHGVASAIRASRHPIAAHGGETLVEAAERAVQVVEQIAGPVKAEEKPAEEAGKPMASGDARESVRPDRDGPSAS; from the coding sequence ATGCCTGCTCGTCCTTTGCCGTTGGAGGAACGCCTTGCAGCGCGCGGTGTTTCGCGCCGTCAATTCCTCAAGTTCTGCGCTGCGATGAGCGCCGCGCTCGCCCTGCCTTCCACCTTTACCCCACGTATCGCCAGGGCGCTGAACACTGCCGAACGTCTTCCGGTTGTCTGGTTGGAGTTTCAAGATTGCGCCGGCAACACCGAATCCTTCCTTCGCGCCGAGTCGCCTGGCGTTGCCGACATTGTGCTGGAGCAGATCAGCCTGGAGTACCACGAGACGATCATGGCGCCTGCCGGCCATCGCGCCGAACATTCGCTCGATGCGGTCGTGGAAAACTATCCGGGGCAATACATCGCCATCGTCGAAGGGTCGATCCCCATTGCCAATGGCGGGGTGTATTGCACGATCGGCGGTCGCACCGCGTTGAGCATCGCAGAGCGTGTGTGCTCGAATGCGCTGGCAACGATTGCGGTTGGCGCATGTGCCTGGGATGGCGGTTGGCCCGCCGCCAGCCCGAATCCGACCGGTGCGGTTGGTGTGCGCCAGGCGGTGCCGGGTCTCAAGAATCTGATCAACCTGCCGGGCTGCCCGATGAATGTGATTAATCTAACCGCCGTCATTGTCCACTACCTGACATTCAAACAACTGCCGGCAACCGACGAGCAGGGACGCCCCTTCTTCGCCTATGGGCAGCTCATTCACAACAACTGTGAGCGTCGGGGGCACTTCGACTCCGGTCGCTTCGTCGAGCGTTGGGGCGACGAGGGGCATCGCCTGGGATGGTGCCTGTATAAGATGGGGTGCAAAGGACCGCAAACGCTCTCGAACTGTCCTGCGGTCGGCTGGAACGGCACGTCCTACTGGCCCATCGGCGCCGGTCACGGATGCGTTGGCTGCATGTCGCCGCGTTTCTGGGATACCATGTCGCCTTTCTATGAGCGACTGCCCAATGTCGAAGGCTTTGGCATCGAGGTGACCGCCGATACGCTGGGCGCCATTGCGGTTGGCGCCGTGGCGGCGGCCGGTGTAGTCCACGGCGTTGCCAGCGCAATCCGGGCGAGTCGTCATCCGATTGCGGCGCATGGGGGTGAGACGCTGGTGGAAGCCGCAGAGCGCGCCGTTCAGGTGGTAGAGCAGATTGCAGGACCGGTCAAAGCGGAGGAAAAGCCGGCAGAAGAGGCAGGGAAGCCGATGGCGTCGGGTGACGCCAGGGAGAGCGTTCGTCCCGATCGGGATGGACCGTCCGCCTCCTGA
- a CDS encoding ABC transporter ATP-binding protein, producing MNTTDHIIHASGLVKIYKVAELEVVALQGLDLEVARGEFLALVGPSGSGKSTLLSAIGGLDRPSAGRLIVDGLDLTALTPAQLSAYRRERVGFIWQQTTRNLLPYLTARENIELLMTFAGRSRRERRAWADELLEAVGIVEKASTPITQLSGGQQQRVAIACALANRPKILLGDEPTGEVDWETAQRVLALLRDLRTRYGLTIVLVTHDPRVAEQADRVIVIRDGRTSTETRRDDGSGNGVSAMTGHSARARAAEELVVVDRTGRLQIPGDQRALAGIGRRARVELVDGGVLIRPVEDDRIAVPTEETTGDQPHHYLYDGDVASEVAASMPSEPLIEVRGITRTFGAGARAVSALRGVDLTIERGTFVALMGPSGSGKTTLLNIIGGLDRPTSGSVVIEGQRVDQMRSDDLARLRRRIGFVFQSFALLPTSSAFENVELALRLSGQAPRRRWDARVRRVLAAVGLTDWIDHRPYELSGGQQQRVALARALVTYPRIILADEPTGDLDSRTGRRVLTMLRTLCDQEGVTLVMATHDPAVMEFATTVYHMRDGVVVGCEQGVTAR from the coding sequence ATGAACACGACCGATCACATTATTCACGCCAGTGGTCTGGTGAAAATCTACAAGGTCGCCGAACTCGAGGTGGTGGCGCTCCAGGGATTGGACCTCGAAGTGGCGCGGGGCGAGTTTCTGGCGCTGGTTGGTCCCTCCGGGTCGGGCAAATCGACGCTTCTCAGCGCCATTGGCGGTCTGGATCGTCCTTCTGCCGGACGGTTGATCGTCGATGGGCTTGATCTGACAGCACTGACACCTGCCCAGTTGAGCGCCTATCGTCGCGAGCGAGTCGGCTTCATCTGGCAGCAGACGACCCGCAACCTGCTGCCATACCTTACTGCGCGCGAGAATATCGAACTGCTGATGACCTTTGCGGGTCGCAGCAGGCGCGAGCGGCGCGCCTGGGCGGATGAGCTGCTGGAAGCGGTCGGCATCGTCGAGAAAGCCTCGACCCCAATCACACAATTATCCGGCGGTCAGCAGCAGCGAGTTGCCATTGCGTGCGCACTGGCGAACCGACCAAAAATCCTGCTCGGCGACGAACCAACCGGCGAAGTAGACTGGGAGACAGCGCAGCGGGTGCTGGCGCTGCTCCGCGACCTGCGAACACGCTACGGACTCACGATTGTCCTGGTCACGCACGATCCGCGGGTGGCAGAACAGGCAGACCGGGTGATCGTCATCCGCGACGGGCGAACGAGCACCGAAACGCGCCGCGATGATGGAAGCGGCAATGGGGTGTCGGCGATGACCGGGCATAGCGCGCGCGCGCGCGCCGCCGAAGAACTTGTCGTCGTTGATCGCACCGGGCGTCTCCAGATTCCTGGCGATCAACGGGCGCTCGCAGGAATTGGGCGGCGCGCGCGCGTCGAACTTGTCGATGGCGGCGTCCTTATTCGTCCGGTCGAAGACGACCGGATCGCCGTTCCAACGGAGGAAACCACCGGCGATCAGCCTCACCATTACCTGTATGATGGTGACGTCGCCTCCGAGGTCGCCGCATCAATGCCATCCGAGCCGCTGATCGAGGTCCGAGGCATCACCCGCACCTTTGGCGCTGGCGCGCGCGCCGTCTCCGCATTGCGCGGCGTCGATCTCACTATTGAACGAGGCACATTTGTTGCCCTCATGGGTCCGAGCGGCAGCGGTAAGACGACGCTGCTGAATATCATCGGCGGGCTGGATCGCCCGACGAGCGGCAGTGTTGTCATTGAAGGTCAGCGTGTCGATCAGATGCGTTCCGATGACCTTGCCAGGCTGCGGCGTCGGATCGGGTTCGTGTTTCAGAGTTTTGCGCTGCTGCCCACATCATCGGCATTTGAAAACGTCGAACTGGCGCTGCGTCTGTCAGGGCAGGCGCCTCGCCGACGATGGGATGCGCGCGTGCGCCGGGTGCTTGCTGCGGTTGGTCTGACCGACTGGATCGATCATCGCCCTTATGAGTTGAGCGGTGGTCAGCAGCAGCGTGTTGCTCTGGCGCGGGCGTTGGTCACCTACCCGCGCATTATTCTGGCGGACGAACCAACCGGCGACCTCGACAGCCGCACCGGGAGACGGGTGCTGACGATGCTGCGCACCCTGTGCGACCAGGAGGGCGTAACGCTGGTTATGGCAACGCACGATCCGGCAGTGATGGAATTCGCTACCACGGTGTATCATATGCGCGATGGCGTCGTCGTCGGATGCGAGCAGGGAGTTACCGCTCGTTAA
- a CDS encoding ABC transporter permease — MRRMVALISVLTAALKRLRANLGLALCAWLAAVIAVALAAAVPAYAEAASLRLLQDEIRQQEQRQGRSPFALLLRYIGAWNTPLEWERVAPADDYLRHESIPGLDLPITSFARHVRTAPLRIFLAADGDAVFLKNAPLGFISGLDDRMHIVDGQMPTSSADDAMLAVMIARAFADETGVNVGDTLSIIAPGTRPATLQARVAAIWAPVNRSDPAWFFPPDTLNDLILVPEASFTDPVAGTLRNEVDQALWFVRLSGEGVTGAQVSPLLSRVESVRARVNSLIPGLRLEQGPAEALRRYQDRVASLTTQLFVFSAPILALTLYFATLVAALLVRRQSSEIALMKSRGVRSAQILGMYLVEWVIIGGVALAAGLPLGLAFASVMSRVRSFLEVDLSGAGVPLSPGAQSLTFALVVLVITVGASLTPAFVATRRTLVDEQQQAARAARPPLWQRAYLDLLLLIPAAYGVYQLQIGGGLFQGNADPFSNPLLVLTPALLCFALGLLALRLIPLILEGLARLAALPAWIAPLVTLRALARQTDNYRGALLLLILTLSLATYSATMADTLDGAMRTELTYQVGAMTQLFETGESAGQARPGQPGSPPQQPRPDIREEARFLFVPVSEHLQAPGVQAAARVGRYEAFVSVGAGSRQAQVIGIDRTDFPKVITRFDRAWGGGESLGGLMNLLARYPNGALVSRDLLGDGLRIGDALPATLRLYGDQREVRFRIVAAIDLWPGVYPQDGPIIVANLNYIFDEMGGQYPYDVWITRNQAVPIDEVVAGVRGQGIPVIDVLDVATLIAREQSRPQRQGLFGVLTIGFLTAGVLTLLGFLVAGFITARRRAIELGMLRALGLSESGVAAALLLEQLLLIGAGLAAGSGIGALAALLIVPFMQVGVGPYPGVPAYPPRLAWESMAGIYAAFGATLTLSLLALGASLARVRLFQAVKLGDAN; from the coding sequence ATGCGTCGGATGGTGGCTCTTATTTCGGTACTGACTGCTGCGCTCAAGCGTCTGCGCGCCAATCTTGGACTGGCACTCTGCGCATGGCTGGCGGCAGTGATCGCTGTTGCGCTCGCGGCTGCCGTGCCTGCATACGCCGAAGCGGCCAGTCTGCGCCTGTTGCAGGACGAAATCCGGCAGCAGGAGCAGCGTCAGGGGCGGTCGCCATTTGCGCTGCTCCTGCGCTATATCGGCGCTTGGAATACGCCGCTGGAGTGGGAGCGCGTTGCGCCAGCCGACGATTATCTGCGCCACGAAAGCATTCCGGGTCTCGATCTGCCGATCACCAGTTTTGCGCGTCACGTCCGTACTGCGCCGCTCCGTATCTTTCTCGCGGCTGACGGTGACGCGGTCTTCCTCAAGAATGCGCCGCTTGGCTTCATCAGCGGGCTTGATGACCGGATGCACATCGTCGATGGGCAGATGCCGACGTCGTCGGCAGATGACGCCATGCTAGCCGTGATGATCGCCCGCGCGTTCGCCGATGAGACGGGTGTGAATGTGGGTGATACGCTCTCGATCATTGCCCCTGGAACGCGCCCGGCGACGCTTCAGGCGCGTGTGGCGGCGATCTGGGCGCCGGTCAACCGCAGCGATCCGGCATGGTTCTTCCCGCCCGATACCCTCAACGATCTCATTCTTGTGCCGGAGGCGAGTTTCACCGATCCTGTCGCCGGAACATTGCGCAACGAGGTCGATCAGGCGCTCTGGTTTGTGCGGTTGAGCGGTGAAGGCGTCACCGGCGCGCAGGTGTCGCCGCTTCTGAGTCGTGTCGAAAGTGTACGGGCGCGTGTCAACAGTCTCATTCCCGGGTTGCGCCTCGAACAGGGACCGGCGGAGGCGCTGCGACGATACCAGGATCGGGTGGCATCGTTGACGACCCAACTCTTCGTGTTCAGCGCGCCGATCCTCGCGCTGACGCTCTATTTTGCGACGCTGGTCGCCGCCCTGCTTGTGCGGCGGCAGAGCAGTGAGATTGCGCTCATGAAGTCGCGTGGTGTCCGCAGCGCGCAGATTCTGGGCATGTATCTGGTTGAGTGGGTGATCATCGGTGGAGTGGCGCTTGCTGCGGGATTGCCGCTTGGGCTTGCTTTTGCGTCGGTGATGAGCCGGGTACGCTCATTTCTTGAGGTCGATCTGTCCGGCGCTGGTGTGCCGCTCTCGCCTGGCGCGCAGAGCCTGACGTTTGCTCTGGTCGTCCTGGTGATCACCGTGGGGGCATCGTTGACTCCGGCGTTCGTGGCGACACGCCGTACCCTGGTGGACGAGCAGCAACAGGCGGCGCGCGCCGCGCGTCCCCCGCTCTGGCAGCGCGCCTATCTCGATCTGCTGCTCCTGATCCCGGCGGCATACGGCGTCTATCAGTTGCAGATCGGCGGTGGCCTGTTTCAGGGGAATGCCGATCCGTTCAGTAATCCGCTGCTGGTGCTGACCCCGGCGCTTCTCTGTTTTGCGCTTGGTCTACTGGCGCTGCGCCTCATTCCGCTGATTCTGGAAGGGTTGGCGAGGTTGGCGGCGCTTCCGGCGTGGATTGCGCCACTGGTCACGCTCCGCGCGCTAGCGCGGCAGACCGACAATTATCGCGGCGCGTTGCTCCTCCTCATCCTGACGCTCAGCCTGGCAACGTACAGTGCTACGATGGCGGATACGCTCGATGGCGCGATGCGAACCGAATTGACGTATCAGGTTGGCGCAATGACACAACTCTTCGAGACGGGCGAGAGCGCCGGACAGGCGCGTCCCGGTCAGCCCGGCAGCCCGCCACAACAACCGCGCCCTGATATTCGTGAAGAAGCGCGCTTCCTGTTCGTTCCGGTGAGTGAGCATCTTCAGGCGCCGGGTGTGCAGGCGGCTGCGCGTGTCGGACGCTACGAGGCGTTCGTGAGCGTCGGTGCGGGCAGCCGGCAGGCGCAGGTGATCGGCATTGATCGGACGGATTTTCCGAAGGTGATCACCCGGTTCGACCGCGCCTGGGGTGGCGGTGAATCGTTGGGTGGGCTGATGAACCTGCTGGCGCGTTACCCGAACGGTGCGCTCGTCAGCCGTGACCTCTTGGGCGATGGTCTGCGGATCGGCGATGCGTTGCCTGCCACGTTGCGACTCTACGGTGATCAGCGTGAGGTGCGCTTTCGCATTGTCGCCGCCATTGACCTCTGGCCCGGCGTCTATCCGCAGGATGGACCAATCATCGTCGCCAACTTGAACTATATCTTCGACGAGATGGGGGGACAGTACCCATATGATGTCTGGATCACTCGCAACCAGGCAGTTCCTATCGACGAGGTGGTTGCCGGAGTGCGTGGGCAGGGCATTCCGGTCATCGATGTACTCGATGTGGCAACCCTCATCGCGCGCGAACAGTCCCGTCCACAGCGCCAGGGGTTGTTTGGTGTATTGACTATCGGTTTTCTGACGGCCGGCGTATTGACGCTGCTCGGCTTTCTGGTCGCCGGGTTCATCACTGCGCGCCGTCGTGCAATCGAACTGGGCATGCTGCGGGCGCTGGGATTGAGTGAATCTGGTGTTGCGGCGGCGCTGCTGCTGGAACAACTGCTGTTGATCGGCGCTGGATTGGCAGCTGGCAGCGGAATTGGCGCGCTGGCGGCGCTGCTGATCGTACCCTTCATGCAGGTCGGTGTTGGTCCATATCCCGGTGTTCCCGCTTACCCACCGCGCCTGGCATGGGAGAGTATGGCAGGCATTTATGCGGCATTTGGCGCGACGCTAACGCTCTCACTCCTGGCGCTCGGCGCGTCACTGGCGCGTGTCCGGTTGTTCCAGGCGGTGAAATTAGGGGATGCGAACTGA
- a CDS encoding HlyD family efflux transporter periplasmic adaptor subunit: MRWITRWMSICCVVLLTACSTTQALQEPPTPTPLPPDPALERPTYTVQRGAIEQVFTVTARATPVDMARLAFRRDGRVNVVNVSRGDVVKEGDVLAELQQEEALDELRRAEDDLAQARRDLESAQLAKEKRIKERELDVDRARRELERLLPGGEADLFKELQERLEAAQRELRTTRDDASWSKTSADEALRDSAEALSDTQKAYSVAYWNWDWVQRYGTDPENPFIKNEAGVLVPNRLTEKQKEEFRMKLVQAERALRDAERSVEQAQRARDRAYEDEVVKIYEAEKKVEEAQRALETLLQGKNKAIEDAQLALERAQVALEEARNETLNSALRAVENAERALEKARRRVDDGRVIAPQDGTVLAVAIEPGATVTAFEPVIEIADPSNLEFAATLSAQQMRLLSEGQSVEIRLLSRPDLVIPGVIRRMPAPYGSGGSGAVQDRDVTTRFQIVDARGQTFEAGVTVARVSIVLERKDNVLWLPPEAIRSFEGRRFVIVREGERERRVTVRVGIETDERVEILEGLNEGDIVVGS, encoded by the coding sequence ATGCGATGGATAACGCGCTGGATGAGCATATGCTGTGTGGTATTGCTGACCGCCTGTAGCACAACGCAGGCATTGCAGGAGCCGCCAACTCCTACCCCCCTGCCGCCCGATCCGGCGCTCGAACGCCCCACGTACACGGTTCAGCGCGGTGCTATCGAGCAGGTGTTCACGGTCACTGCCCGCGCAACGCCGGTCGATATGGCGCGGCTGGCATTCCGACGTGATGGGCGCGTCAACGTCGTGAATGTCAGTCGTGGCGATGTCGTCAAGGAAGGCGATGTTTTGGCGGAACTTCAGCAGGAGGAGGCGCTCGACGAGTTGCGTCGCGCCGAGGACGATCTGGCGCAGGCGCGACGCGACCTGGAGAGTGCGCAGCTGGCAAAGGAGAAACGGATCAAGGAACGCGAACTCGATGTGGATCGCGCCAGGCGCGAACTCGAACGATTGTTGCCTGGCGGTGAGGCGGATCTGTTCAAGGAATTGCAGGAACGCCTCGAAGCGGCGCAGCGCGAGTTGCGCACCACACGCGATGATGCGTCGTGGTCGAAAACTTCAGCGGACGAAGCGCTACGCGACAGCGCCGAAGCGCTTTCCGACACCCAGAAGGCGTATAGTGTCGCCTACTGGAACTGGGACTGGGTGCAGCGCTATGGGACCGACCCGGAGAATCCATTTATCAAGAATGAGGCCGGGGTGCTGGTTCCCAATCGCCTCACCGAGAAACAAAAGGAAGAGTTTCGTATGAAACTGGTGCAGGCGGAACGCGCATTACGCGACGCCGAACGCTCGGTCGAGCAGGCGCAGCGCGCCCGTGATCGCGCATATGAAGATGAAGTCGTCAAAATTTACGAGGCGGAGAAGAAAGTCGAGGAAGCGCAGCGCGCGCTTGAGACCCTGCTCCAGGGCAAGAACAAAGCAATCGAAGACGCCCAACTCGCTCTCGAGCGGGCGCAGGTTGCACTGGAGGAAGCGCGCAACGAGACGCTCAACAGCGCACTCCGCGCCGTGGAGAACGCCGAGCGCGCCCTGGAAAAAGCACGCCGCCGCGTCGATGACGGGCGTGTCATAGCGCCGCAGGATGGAACCGTGCTGGCGGTCGCTATCGAGCCAGGAGCAACAGTGACCGCCTTCGAGCCGGTGATCGAGATTGCCGATCCATCGAACCTGGAGTTTGCCGCAACTCTGAGCGCGCAGCAGATGCGGCTGCTCTCCGAAGGTCAGAGTGTCGAGATCCGCCTGCTATCGCGCCCCGACCTGGTGATCCCCGGCGTTATTCGACGCATGCCGGCGCCTTACGGGTCGGGCGGAAGCGGCGCCGTCCAGGATCGCGACGTCACCACGCGCTTTCAAATAGTCGATGCGCGCGGACAAACATTCGAGGCTGGCGTGACCGTTGCGCGAGTCAGCATCGTGCTGGAGCGCAAAGACAATGTCCTCTGGCTGCCGCCAGAGGCGATCCGGTCATTTGAGGGTCGCCGCTTCGTCATTGTCCGTGAAGGGGAGCGTGAACGCCGTGTGACCGTGCGGGTCGGCATCGAAACCGATGAGCGGGTCGAGATTCTCGAGGGCCTGAACGAAGGCGATATTGTCGTTGGATCCTGA